In the Rhododendron vialii isolate Sample 1 chromosome 2a, ASM3025357v1 genome, TAAAGAAAACAAGTGAAATCACTGTTTCTATGGTTCTCACACATGCAAGCGGCAGATCACATGATTACGATTTCTATCTCTAGGAAACTTCAGGAAAATCTAAGAAAATCATGGGGCTTCTGATCCTCCAGTGGGCCCGTCAACAGCCTTAGCATAGGCAAATTAACATACCTAATGCAGTAGCTTATAGGTACATTCGTAAACTGAGCAAAACCTAGTTGACCAACAACCGCCATTCGGTGAATCAGCCAAACAGTATCGGGTCAATTCAGAAAATTGTTGAGGATTAAAGGTAAGAGGGTAgtaatctattctaatatatagaGGGAGAGGAGCTTTTAGTGTGACCTGGTTTTGAAGCCATGTCACAAAAGTGATTTCCACTTTTGTCCTAATCAAAACCCAAGTTTTACATCCGATTCTACTGTAACATGATTAACCTTAGGGTGAAATAGTAAAATCACTAAAACTCAACCACCCACCCCACGCCTGAAAAAAACTACCCACCCACACTCCCACTCCCCAAATATTTTCACTTGCACTTCCACATGCACACACGGAGGATGTGCCCCCAACCGCTAGTTAACATAATTAAGCAGCGCAATTAAGCATAGTTAGAATTGGAAGTaatttgaaagtttgaaacACCAAACAGAAAGGACTGCACAATGAAGCCAAAATGATATGAACAATACCAGGTCCAACAGCAAGTACTGTCTTTGACCCAGCCGAAACCTGCATGGAacaaaataattgaagataaaatacATGATGACTTCTCAGATGCCAGAGAACCAACATACAAGCAAACACAAATAGTGACCAGTGTATGTTCGATTTTGAGTTATAACCGACTTAATCGGCAAGTCATATCTGAGAAATGAATCAACCACTGTAGCACTCGCTCACAGGTTTTTGCTAACAATACGACTTGTCATGAATTCAGTTTCATTAATTTTCAGCTCCAACATACATAGTTTTGAGGGGGGAAAATAATTCCGAAATCGTTTCTGCACACTGGACCTTAAACAATCTCCTTGTAGAGTTGGACTGGATTCTTGTAACATGTGATCATGAGGACAAGGCATCACACCTTTGCTTGTCCTTTCATCAGTTTCATTCCCTTAATCATTTCCCATGTTGCAGAATCGTTATAGGAAGTTCTTTGCACAAATACTTCCTACCATGGCTAAAAACTCTCAAGGTTTGCACATTGGAGTGGCCATTTCAGATTTTGGATTTTAACCTCTATAGTTGTTAAATTTGCGAGGACATTTGATTCCGCAATTGCATAAAGAACGGTGTTACCTGAGTACGTCCTGCATCAGCAACAACAAAAGTTGGAAGGCCAATAATCTCAGCAGCTTCCTTCAGCTTATTCCTGATAGAGCCAAGTGTTAACcaccaaaaatgaaaaggaaatttTCCAACATAAACTGTTCATGTTTAACCAAGAACCAAGTTACAGTGTGACATCCTGCTTACATTTCTTGCTGATTCTTGCATGTGACGACTATTTTGGGCTGCCCACATAGCTCCCATTGTCTCAAAAGGGACCGCTGACTGCAATATATACAACATCTTATGCTGTCACACAGAGACGTGACTATGTGGCTTTGTAATATGAATCTCATAGAACTAACTTCAATTTCTTTGGTGATGATCCCATAGTATTAACACTGAGAATGACAAATGAAAAAGGGCTAATTTATGTGGTTGTCCATATGCACTCCTTTTTGTATCAGGATAATATTCAAAGCTAGCATTCTCAAACTGCTCCTTAGTTTCAGATTTGGGATTCAAAATCTAGACAAGCAATTGTGGGCTCCAGAGGAAAAGAACTCATGATCCATAATAGTGACATAGTATATCAAAGTACTCAAACTTTGGATTAACTAAACAGAATCTGCTTACGCATAGGAATGCTCGCATAAAAAGCCAACCAATGAACTTCATCAAATGACCACGTTCCAAGAAGTAGTGGATGCTTAAGTACCAAAACGTAGCTCCAAAAAATCAGAAGTTAGGCAAAGAGAGATCACAATAACTGGGTTGGTCATCACAAGATTAGGTCATTTACATAAAAGTCAATTGCTATCCTTGAACAACTAGAATTTATTATCAAAGAAACattgagagagaggggaaggaaCCATCAGAAGCAGATTAAATATCAGGGCTAAGTAACCAATTTAGCTTGTTTATACCTGTGCACCAGTTCTGAATATAACCCAGTGGCAGCATCTGCATGTTTAGATTGAATACTTAATCAAGAAATGTGAAACGAACAAGGCAAGGAGGTTGTGGAGCAAGCACCACAATGTGCAATCGAAAGCAAATCCTCAGCATCAAAAGGAGTAAGACACTACTTACGAGCACATTGAGATGCAATCTTTCCAGGCCCCATCTTTAAGTCTTGTCTAACTACCAAAACCTGCCATCATTAGGTCCCAAATAACtggaaaacatcatcattacgtCCCGATTAAGTGGAAAACAGGTAAAACTTCTGACTTCCACAACGAAATGCATGAATCATCCTCAACTAGAACTGAAACCAGTTGCTAACATTGATATCTTTCAAGGTCGTGTGATTTCAAGACTATGTGAGAAAATGGATAATGAAGAAGTAATATTTTCACACATAACTAAATTGCTAATCTTTTTCCAACGAAGTCGAAATTCAGCACGAGGCCTCATACAGTAACAGGATATTAAGTTATTTTACTGAACCATGCCATTGACACTGCCTCTACATATTACTCCAGTAGAGACAACATTCAGGAACCAACGAAATGACAAAAAAGTAATTGCAACCAGCTATCCATACCTCTTTCAGGAAAGGGATCAAAATGAAAGGATTAAAGAAAATCACTAACAGTTACATACCAATTAACTCACTAAAGGGAGAGAAAAGGGCTCTTTGTGTGGGCTGTGGACACCTAGTAAGGCAATGATTAATACACATGGAAGCTAATTTGTTCCTATGTTCCACCATAAAGGATACATCTCCACATATATAAATGaatgtcaataatcaaaaccacCCACCTAACTACAAAGATCAAACAATCAATATCATCAAAGActtcaacaaacaaaaataataatatgttAGACAATGTTATTGTAAAACTTTGAGTGCATCTTAAACGGAAATGCTAAAGTGAACTTGTGGTAAAATTAGGGGAGGTGGAATTACAAATAGGAAATAGTCAAGAATTCGTAGGGGTAGCACTAATTGAAAGTTGAGAGAAAAAAGATTAAGAATTTGGCCTACACAACTATGAATACTAGATGCAGTAGTAAATGAAAAACACAAGGTTCAAGTCATTTGAAACAGTAGGGAGGAGAAGAAATAAATCTGCATAGGATGTTGTAGTaggacgggggggggggggggggggggggggggggtgtgttgTGTGGGTGTGGTGGTTGAAATCATGAAACTTGATAGGGCAAAATTGTGTAGAAGAATGTACATGGCACATCCCAATTGAATGAGAAAAATGGTCAGTATATTTTAGTTTGTTAGGAAACAAATGTACACAAATTGGTTCCATTTATTTCACTAAGCATCGGACTGAAATATATGTATCCAAGAGGAccacatattttttgtttgtttagacTTTTTGCGATTAAACATTAATCCTACTATTAATCCTCCTATGAGATAAAGGATATTTTTCACTATTCTATTAGTCCCGCTAAACAAATAGATATGGGATATGACTAACAAGAATCAATGAACAAAAAACTGAGGAAGTAAGATCGGAACCATTTTAAGTTCTTCATAAGAGTCAAGAGCGGCCATCCTCTGCTGCTGATGCTTTCCCAACAAGCGATTGCTAGTGTtggtactagtagtagtagtactactactacttcttTTGGTGGGTTTTGATAAGTCCAAGAACATCCCAAGAATGAAACCAATGACTAGACCTGGTATGAAGTTCTCCGGCTTGAAACTCACCGCAAACCATTCTCTCTCCtgtttctgctgctgctgctattaATCAAAGCAACCCAATTGGTCAAAAGGTAAAATCAAGAAAAGCAGAggagaaaaatcaaaagaagatgaagaaaaaatagagtaaaTTTGGGAATAGATAAGGGGTTTTGTAGTTGTAGGTACCTTCTTTGAAGACGGAGAAGGGTTTCCAAAGGAACGCATTTGGGAAGGAGAGCAAAAGCTCTTCCAAAAAATTGGACGAGGTTCGATCAGTCAATCAGACGCGAACCCTTCCATGGGAACCGATTATCCGTGCAATGGGAACCGATTATTCGTGCACAAACAGGCACGCGAAGCTCATTTCAGATGCCACGtatatcaaaacacgtcctggacgCCATCTTCtcttaatatttttaaaataatttttatagcGCTCCCGAATAAATGTAGGTTTACGGCTGGTTTCGCTTTCtcctaaaacttttttttttcaaaaagaaggtaattttaaatttaaatataacgaaaataaaaaataatttttaatttattttttaccatattatagatttcaatgaaatctatcaaacaatatctatattggtaaaaaaattatttgcgtaaatacataatttttaaccctgaaattaccttctttttttaaagttctttttttatataactcatttttctatttttccattCTAATTATATTGGATCAACCACCTACGCTTATatgattgagttgattttcacAAGCACGCtgcaaaagaatttttaaaattattgagaGGTTTAGATTATTCGTGCGGATCCAAAGTGGGCCCCATGTGTCAGATTCCTTTATTattctcaaaattttcattcaaataaaaagatgaatgaaaaattggatcaaTCACCTACGCTTAtttgattgagttgattttcatAATCATGCCCcacaaaataaatttaaaaattttcaacgATTTAGATTATTCATGCTAACCCAGTGGGCCCCACGTGTGGGTCGGGATCAGAAAAGGTGAGTGTGATTCATTTGTTGGGGAAATTTTTCGTGGGCCGGCCCATAACAAAATTGGTTAATTTTAGAAGTTAGATAACTTCAAACAATTAAATGAATAAAATTCAATATCTAGACTCAGAACATGACAACCACTGTTAGGGCTTTTATTAAATCGTGAAGATTAAAACCTTTTTCACTTGTTCTTGTTGGGCTAAACCTGGcttgtttgttgttgttgttgttgttgctgctttatttatttatttttgcataaTGGGTTTTGGTATAACTTAGTTGGTCCTGACTTGAtaaatttgaaaagtaaattttgGTATCCAAGACTAGAAAGAATTACTACAGACCTAAATAAGAGATGATAAATGAGTCTCCTATAAGCATTTTTCTTATGTGtccagatttttatttttatttttatgtctcTTGGCCAAACTAATTGAATGGTAAactttttggccaaaatttatGATAAATTTGGTAAGGGAGAAAGCAAgctaataaaaaaatacttcacCCTAGACTGATGTAATTAATACTAACTTTTGaattttaactttatttttatattgcatttttattttcataatagGTACTCTCACAAGTAATAAAgtaagtttttgaaattttaacgaCGACACAAACTTAAAAAATGTAAGAAACTTTTAGGGTTTTGGCTCAAAATACACAAGTGACAACTTTACAATCACGTATTCTATAAATAGTTCGTTGTCAATTAAAACACTTACGTTTTCTAAGGTTGTATTTTTAAAtcaagtttgtttggtttattttctgttaaaatTTCCTTGTTAGGTATGGTGTTACAATCATTATGCCAAACCAGCTTTAGTACCCTATTAACTTCTAAGCTGATCTAACTTACCAATTAATGAAACAAGATCGAgtttacacaaaaaaaacaaagggaaatgattttgccactttttttttattaacgccgctcccctgcaagtgtatttttggaccaaaaatacacttacgggggagtagcgttaacaaaaagggagtggcaaaattagcagccaaaacaaaaggcaaaagaGATAGAACTTTGGCTAAGTTCTGCTAagggcttcttcttttttttgggctttttgagtattttctgttttgtttttattcaaattttttacgtGTTTGTCAGTTTTGCGCCTAATTTTGccgattattgattcgtctcgtcaaaaccaatcaaaaaagtaaaaaaaatttgacttctaaccgatattttttaaaatatccaagataaaaccTAAAATCTCAGTGGAACTTAGACTTTATTATCTACCAGGTGACCATGGATATGGGTCATTTTCATAAGATTAGCATGAAAATTAGACAAAGGACACATTAGTTTAGCAGAATTTTATTTCCTCACTGGAAAGCTAGACATGAACTCAAATAATCAACTGCCAATTCATGACCACAATTGAAACTCGATTGTGCAATGTTCACACCACATGAAAATAGCAACAATCAATTCCAATTGGCGTGGTCGTTAATGTTTGAAACTTGCAgatattttttttcacatgCCTTAGGTTCGAAACTTCCTAAGTGATATCGATTCTGGTGGGAGTTTTCCATTACGGGATTCTTGGCTCGACCTTGATTGGGTCTTTCACTAGTGGATAATGAGATGGGAaataataatgtcaaaactgtttttattggtGCCAAAATTCTAGTGTACAAAAGACTTGAATCATTTgtaatgtacaagacttttatgcattggagttttggcacaaacaaaaatagttttggcattatcatttccctaatGAGATTAGTTCCACAAAATTTAGCCGAGGTGGCGAGTGGTGTCCGTTTGGTTTATGTAAAGATGACAATAATTGAATTTCAGTTCGTGTAAAGTTCACTTTCCACCCCCCCTCTGCACTTTACATTTGCTAGCACTTTCCACCTTTCACTTTTAGTTTTGACAATCTGAGCCTCACACTTTGAGTCAACTAGCAACGTCCCCCTTCCGTCCATCAACGTTCCCCCACCCTTCAGTCCATTGCCGTTTAGGAGACTAACGGAATTCACTCATGGGACCATCACATGTGACTCTATAAAAAGGGTAAAGTGATCACGGTACCCTCActaaagttattaagtaaattaTAATAGCATAAAAAGTTGGTTTGAGATGTATAAAAAGTTTTTAATTTGTtgaaaggggagtgattttgacaTTCCCTTAATTGAAAACTACtatatgaaattgattttggcactcctcTATGGAGTGTGGTTATTAATTTGGGGAgcccaaaatcaattcccttgtTAATATCTTAATTAACCTTCAAGTTAGAAAGTTGGTTTGGGATGTttaaaagttttcttttttaatttttctcgaCTTCTTTTCCATCGTcagcaaattatttttcagtTTCGAGTcaacattttttaatttattgttCTATTCGCAAATGGgaatagaaaattttaaatagCAAGAACAAAATTtaataaatcaaaaaaatagaacccTAATGAAAATAAGCttgtttattttgcttattttgtcattagtgaacttttttcaaaGTAAGAtccatatttttctattttttaaattcctttcgTTGAAACGCTGAAAAGCCAACATTCCAATAAAGTTCTGTAATGACAAAATGAGCAAAATAACGAAAAACTAACGGAAGTAATAGGAGGGGGGAATCCCCCTATGGTTAAATTCGTACAAACAACGGTAATTTTGGCTTGTAAATGACGGAATTGTCTTTCATGAGTCTTCTTACTTCACTTTAATGTACGCATTTATTCTATCCATACATGTCTTATATTCATATAACCTATATGTATCTTTTAGTCTGGagaaattaaatacttattttttgaatgaaagGTGCTGTATTGTAaaagaatgacctgtctcgtaaaatgagaaataagtacttaaaaaataagaatattagcAGAATATGGCCGTAATAGGAGGGAGGAATCTGTTGAATAGTTTGAATGGTAGGTAGGTCAGTGCATTTTTCAGAACCTCAGCTGAGGTCTTTGAATTTATCGGAAACATCAAGGGAGAGATCACTGcaatttacccaaaataaaaagaagtcaCGTTAGTGTTCTAATCAAGTTTATATAAGT is a window encoding:
- the LOC131316501 gene encoding uncharacterized protein LOC131316501 isoform X1, whose translation is MRSFGNPSPSSKKQQQQKQEREWFAVSFKPENFIPGLVIGFILGMFLDLSKPTKRSSSSTTTTSTNTSNRLLGKHQQQRMAALDSYEELKMVLVVRQDLKMGPGKIASQCAHAATGLYSELVHSQRSLLRQWELCGQPKIVVTCKNQQEMNKLKEAAEIIGLPTFVVADAGRTQVSAGSKTVLAVGPGSKASVDSVTGKQRLL
- the LOC131316501 gene encoding uncharacterized protein LOC131316501 isoform X2, encoding MRSFGNPSPSSKKQQQKQEREWFAVSFKPENFIPGLVIGFILGMFLDLSKPTKRSSSSTTTTSTNTSNRLLGKHQQQRMAALDSYEELKMVLVVRQDLKMGPGKIASQCAHAATGLYSELVHSQRSLLRQWELCGQPKIVVTCKNQQEMNKLKEAAEIIGLPTFVVADAGRTQVSAGSKTVLAVGPGSKASVDSVTGKQRLL
- the LOC131316501 gene encoding uncharacterized protein LOC131316501 isoform X3; translated protein: MRSFGNPSPSSKKQQKQEREWFAVSFKPENFIPGLVIGFILGMFLDLSKPTKRSSSSTTTTSTNTSNRLLGKHQQQRMAALDSYEELKMVLVVRQDLKMGPGKIASQCAHAATGLYSELVHSQRSLLRQWELCGQPKIVVTCKNQQEMNKLKEAAEIIGLPTFVVADAGRTQVSAGSKTVLAVGPGSKASVDSVTGKQRLL
- the LOC131316501 gene encoding uncharacterized protein LOC131316501 isoform X4, translating into MRSFGNPSPSSKKQKQEREWFAVSFKPENFIPGLVIGFILGMFLDLSKPTKRSSSSTTTTSTNTSNRLLGKHQQQRMAALDSYEELKMVLVVRQDLKMGPGKIASQCAHAATGLYSELVHSQRSLLRQWELCGQPKIVVTCKNQQEMNKLKEAAEIIGLPTFVVADAGRTQVSAGSKTVLAVGPGSKASVDSVTGKQRLL